Within the Nocardioides aurantiacus genome, the region TGGGTGGCAACTGTCTTCCAGTGGTCCCAGCCGTAACGGCTCCCCGTTGCGAGAACCCCGACGACGGTCATCATCGCGCCGCCGAACAGGGGCATGGCCTGGACGGCGACGTCCGGCGAGCGGCTCGGCGACATCTCTGACGCCAAGAGGTAGCGGGCGGTGCCCTCTGCCCCAGGAAGGTCGACCGACCCGGTGCGGAAGCTCAAATAGGGGAAGGCGTACGCGAAGAGGAGCTGCAGCACGAACCAGGAACCGACGACCGTCCAGATGGCCGGCCATCCCCGCAGCAGTCGAAGCTCGGCGGCCCAGACCCGAATCGTTGCCCCGCCCGGTCGTCTGCTCATCGCGTCGGGCACAGCGTCCGACGCAACTCGTCGTAGACCGTCCGCAGGTTCCGGCGCGCCGGACCCACCTCCCACACGTCGACGCCTGCCTCCCCGAGCGACTGCACGAGCCACGGCGCGGACGACTCATCCGCGGCGTCGACGAACAGGCCCCGCTCGTCACGCCCCTGCTTCAGCACCACCGCGGGATGCGTCCTGCCCAGCACGCGCGCTACCCGTCCGTGCGGACTCGCGCGGAGGCGGACCCGCGCAGGGCCAAGGATGTCGGCCAGCGACCCGTCGGCGACCAGACGGCCCCCCAAGACGATCCCGACGTGGGTGCAGCATTCCTCCACGTCGGCCAGGGCGTGGCTGGACACCACGACGGTGACGTTGGCGCGGCCCAATTGCCCGATCAGCGCCGTCATCTCCTCGACGCCGGTCGGAACGAGGCCGTTGGAGGGCTCGTCGAGCACCAGGACGGCAGGCTCGCTTAGCAACGCGGCGGCCACTCCGAGGCGCTGCTTCATACCGAGGGAGTACGTGCGGTACCGGTCGTCGGCCCGGTCGAGCAACACAACCTGGCCCAGGGACCGCTCGACAGAGCCGGCGTCGACCCCCCGAACCCGAGCCAGGTGACGCAGATTTTCGCGCCCGGTGAGATGGGGGACGAACCCGGGGGTCTCAATGAGCGCACCTAGCCCCGCCGGCGTGCGGCGGGCGCTCACCGGACGCCCGCCGACTTCGACGCGCCCCGACGTTGGCTCGACCAGGCCGCACATCATGCGCAACAGAGTGGTCTTGCCGGCACCATTGGGCCCGACCAACCCATAGACGCTTCCCCTGTGCACCTGCAGGTCGACACCGCGAACGGCATGGCGCCCGCCAAAGGTCTTCGTAACGCCGTACAGGGTGACCGCAGGGTCGTCGGCTACCCCCACGTGGCGCCCGCGGGCTCCCGCACCGTGGCGTTCACGCGGTTGAAGAAGTTGGTCAGCGCGATCATCGTGACGACGGCGCCAAGTTGCACGTCCTCGAGGTGGGCCGCGGCAGCTTC harbors:
- a CDS encoding ABC transporter ATP-binding protein: MGVADDPAVTLYGVTKTFGGRHAVRGVDLQVHRGSVYGLVGPNGAGKTTLLRMMCGLVEPTSGRVEVGGRPVSARRTPAGLGALIETPGFVPHLTGRENLRHLARVRGVDAGSVERSLGQVVLLDRADDRYRTYSLGMKQRLGVAAALLSEPAVLVLDEPSNGLVPTGVEEMTALIGQLGRANVTVVVSSHALADVEECCTHVGIVLGGRLVADGSLADILGPARVRLRASPHGRVARVLGRTHPAVVLKQGRDERGLFVDAADESSAPWLVQSLGEAGVDVWEVGPARRNLRTVYDELRRTLCPTR